The Salinibaculum sp. SYNS191 genome has a window encoding:
- a CDS encoding NUDIX hydrolase translates to MNLEGIRNYEPAVVSDQEREAAVIAPVVERPGDPSVLFTKRADHLPDHPGQMSFPGGGREPEDADLRDTALREADEEIGLQRPEVDFVGRLDDIRTITEYSVRPFVATVPDRQYEPSDEEVAEIAVLSLADLCDLDNYESERRDHPYYGDIRLHFFYVDGYTVWGATARMLVQFLELATDWVMPPEVDRVVDPDADFPV, encoded by the coding sequence ATGAATCTGGAGGGGATACGGAACTACGAGCCGGCCGTCGTCTCCGACCAGGAGCGGGAGGCCGCCGTCATCGCGCCGGTCGTCGAGCGACCCGGGGACCCCTCTGTGCTGTTCACGAAACGCGCCGACCACCTCCCGGACCACCCCGGGCAGATGAGCTTTCCCGGCGGCGGGCGGGAACCCGAGGACGCCGACCTCAGGGACACGGCGCTGCGCGAGGCCGACGAGGAAATCGGCTTACAGCGTCCGGAGGTCGACTTCGTCGGCCGCCTCGACGACATCAGGACGATAACGGAGTACTCCGTCCGCCCCTTCGTCGCGACCGTTCCGGACCGTCAGTACGAGCCGTCTGACGAGGAGGTCGCCGAGATAGCCGTCCTGTCCCTCGCCGACCTCTGTGACCTCGACAACTACGAGAGCGAGCGCCGGGACCACCCCTACTACGGCGACATCCGCCTGCACTTCTTCTACGTCGACGGCTACACCGTCTGGGGTGCGACGGCGCGGATGCTCGTACAGTTTCTGGAACTCGCCACCGACTGGGTGATGCCGCCGGAGGTCGACCGCGTCGTCGACCCCGACGCGGACTTCCCGGTGTAG
- a CDS encoding HVO_0758 family zinc finger protein produces MDSVRKGLRSGDLEKDTYERLACAACGEELATQNDPDVVGKLRVCPECGSEWKQVG; encoded by the coding sequence ATGGACTCAGTCAGAAAGGGACTCAGGTCGGGGGACCTCGAGAAGGACACCTACGAGCGGCTGGCGTGTGCCGCCTGCGGCGAGGAGCTCGCGACGCAGAACGACCCGGACGTCGTCGGCAAGCTGCGCGTCTGCCCGGAGTGTGGGTCCGAGTGGAAACAGGTCGGGTAA
- a CDS encoding DUF7109 family protein: protein MDLTADELAGVADLFGGLTRAELGRGLAELAFKSGEDVDPAVFADDIDAALASYHLVAVDPDGTGADVTDPLLVPGPVAFPELPPGATDLPHIMDVAERPVDSEAAAEAAQRRFQREAATAVDEDDVARIASLLDVSYELEAWGSVDLSTARERLDDATE from the coding sequence ATGGACCTGACCGCAGACGAACTCGCCGGCGTGGCGGACCTGTTCGGCGGGCTGACACGTGCAGAACTCGGTCGGGGACTGGCCGAACTCGCCTTCAAGAGCGGCGAGGACGTCGACCCGGCGGTCTTCGCCGACGATATCGACGCGGCACTCGCCAGCTATCACCTGGTCGCTGTCGACCCGGACGGGACCGGTGCGGACGTGACGGACCCGTTGCTGGTCCCCGGTCCAGTCGCGTTCCCGGAACTGCCGCCGGGGGCGACCGACCTGCCACACATCATGGACGTGGCCGAGCGTCCCGTCGACAGCGAGGCCGCGGCAGAGGCGGCACAGCGGCGCTTCCAGCGGGAGGCGGCGACGGCCGTCGACGAGGACGACGTGGCCCGCATCGCGTCGCTGCTGGACGTGAGCTACGAACTGGAGGCGTGGGGGTCGGTCGACCTCTCGACGGCGCGCGAACGGCTGGACGACGCGACGGAGTGA
- a CDS encoding DUF7388 family protein, which produces MTALTGATLAEAGIDAVALKPAEMEVARGTELSVSTLTVDYEGREHVPDPETLREMAADHEVRVTAPVRADGYDPRGDDSLLRAVPDTVGLVVVAGNPAYLDSRETTRAIAPRLGEVVSRAADPWVGTERVERLALAAGGTQYELLTGATEHDIRGLRAAGFSGDVAVYAPTVLTGNEDAVLDAIGAYAARRSAVRSALPTGAATDSTATGEAREILLDGCREFALYGSVDEVAARVQALREAGVDRVVGYPARGLDPFLD; this is translated from the coding sequence ATGACCGCACTCACCGGCGCGACGCTGGCCGAGGCCGGCATCGACGCCGTCGCACTCAAACCGGCCGAGATGGAGGTCGCCCGCGGCACCGAACTCTCCGTCTCGACGCTGACGGTCGACTACGAGGGTCGCGAGCACGTGCCCGACCCGGAGACGCTGCGGGAGATGGCTGCCGACCACGAGGTCCGGGTGACCGCGCCGGTGCGCGCGGACGGGTACGACCCACGGGGTGACGACTCGCTGCTCCGTGCGGTCCCGGACACCGTCGGGCTGGTCGTCGTCGCCGGGAACCCGGCCTATCTGGACTCCCGCGAGACGACGCGTGCAATCGCCCCCCGGCTCGGCGAGGTCGTCAGTCGCGCCGCGGACCCGTGGGTCGGGACCGAGCGCGTCGAGCGCCTCGCGCTGGCCGCCGGCGGCACCCAGTACGAACTGCTCACGGGGGCGACCGAACACGATATCCGGGGGCTGCGTGCGGCAGGCTTCTCGGGCGACGTCGCCGTCTACGCGCCGACGGTCCTCACGGGCAACGAGGACGCCGTGCTCGACGCAATCGGGGCCTACGCCGCCCGGCGGTCTGCCGTCCGGTCGGCACTCCCTACCGGCGCAGCCACGGACAGCACCGCGACCGGTGAAGCACGGGAGATTCTGCTCGACGGCTGCCGGGAGTTCGCGCTGTACGGGAGCGTCGACGAGGTAGCCGCCCGCGTCCAGGCCCTCCGCGAGGCCGGCGTCGACCGCGTCGTCGGCTACCCCGCTCGCGGCCTGGACCCCTTTCTCGACTGA
- a CDS encoding hemolysin family protein, whose product MSEVTTALRLLGGVVLLLANGFFVTTEFALTRVRQFPRSEFQTGGLERAWEMTERLEIYLSGCQLGITVSSVGLGVVAEPAVAAVLNPVLQAVGAVPSGVEHAALSVVVALGIINLLHVVVGEQAPTYLGIERTKFVARYGGPLLYWWTKLMSPVIILADRVAKGLLGAFGVEITRSWAEAEAEGDEPDPGSRGELRRTMGETLSNAGLPEERREEVMNALEIGDTTVDEIMVGRDEIVALSSTDDWETNLDTISQSPHTRFPLVDGDHDSFDGVVYAPLLLRRLRNGENPIDVDSVAQPPMEVSPDTVVSDLIDQFQSENQELALVVDGGRTVGLVTATDAFEEITGELQDPLDHQFDLDSDRT is encoded by the coding sequence ATGAGTGAAGTCACGACGGCGCTTCGACTGCTCGGCGGTGTCGTCCTCCTGCTCGCCAACGGCTTCTTCGTGACGACGGAGTTCGCCCTGACCCGCGTCCGCCAGTTCCCCCGGTCGGAGTTCCAGACCGGGGGCCTCGAACGCGCCTGGGAGATGACCGAGCGCCTGGAGATATACCTCTCCGGCTGTCAGCTCGGCATCACGGTCTCCAGCGTCGGGCTGGGCGTCGTCGCCGAACCCGCCGTCGCAGCAGTCCTGAACCCCGTGCTGCAGGCCGTCGGTGCCGTCCCGTCGGGCGTCGAGCACGCCGCGCTCTCGGTCGTCGTCGCGCTGGGCATCATCAACCTCCTGCACGTCGTCGTCGGGGAGCAGGCACCGACCTACCTCGGCATCGAGCGCACGAAGTTCGTCGCCCGCTACGGCGGCCCGCTGCTGTACTGGTGGACGAAGCTCATGTCCCCGGTCATCATCCTGGCCGACCGCGTCGCCAAGGGGCTGCTCGGGGCGTTCGGCGTCGAGATAACCCGCTCGTGGGCGGAGGCAGAAGCGGAGGGCGACGAACCCGACCCGGGCTCTCGCGGTGAACTCCGGCGGACGATGGGCGAGACGCTCAGCAACGCCGGCCTCCCCGAGGAGCGCCGCGAGGAGGTGATGAACGCCCTCGAAATCGGCGACACGACCGTCGACGAGATAATGGTCGGCCGCGACGAGATCGTCGCGCTCTCCTCGACCGACGACTGGGAGACGAACCTCGACACCATCAGCCAGTCCCCCCACACGCGGTTCCCGCTGGTCGACGGCGACCACGACTCCTTCGATGGCGTCGTCTACGCGCCCTTGCTGTTGCGCCGGCTCCGAAACGGGGAGAACCCGATAGACGTGGACAGCGTCGCGCAGCCGCCGATGGAAGTCAGCCCCGACACGGTCGTCAGCGACCTCATCGACCAGTTCCAGTCGGAGAACCAGGAACTTGCGCTGGTCGTCGACGGGGGCCGGACAGTGGGGCTGGTGACAGCCACCGACGCATTCGAGGAGATAACCGGCGAGTTGCAGGACCCGCTCGACCACCAGTTCGACCTGGACTCCGACCGGACCTGA
- a CDS encoding aldo/keto reductase, which produces MATRAATWDYRDRFTDDFARTYFRAFGDCVVSSIGVGTYLGDPTDAADDDYRDAIVAAVESGVNVVDTAINYRCQRSERVVGRALADADVDREAVLVATKGGFVPFDGERPEDPGRYIREEFVDTGLVAPADLMRGQHCIAPAYIDDQLDRSLSNLDLDTIDLYYVHNPETQLAERSVDEVYDTLEATFERLEERAAAGDIRHYGVATWEAFRVRQDDDQYLALGEVVERARAAADAAGNAATHLRAIQLPFNVFMADAFTVASHDTPDGAKSALWFANDAGLDVFTSASIMQGRLASEMPEGVAAELEGETRAQRAINFARSAPGVTSSLVGMGSPTHVAENVAAGTYEPLGAGAFDAVFE; this is translated from the coding sequence ATGGCAACCCGCGCGGCGACCTGGGACTACAGAGACCGCTTCACCGACGACTTCGCCCGCACCTACTTCCGGGCCTTCGGCGACTGCGTCGTCTCCAGCATCGGAGTGGGAACCTACCTCGGTGACCCGACGGACGCGGCCGACGACGACTACCGCGACGCCATCGTCGCGGCCGTCGAATCCGGCGTCAACGTCGTCGACACGGCCATCAACTACCGGTGCCAGCGCAGCGAGCGCGTCGTCGGGCGGGCGCTCGCCGACGCCGACGTCGACCGCGAGGCCGTCCTCGTCGCGACGAAAGGCGGCTTCGTCCCCTTCGACGGCGAGCGCCCGGAGGACCCGGGCCGGTACATCCGCGAGGAGTTCGTCGACACCGGACTCGTGGCTCCCGCCGACCTGATGCGGGGCCAGCACTGCATCGCCCCGGCGTACATCGACGACCAGCTCGACCGCTCGCTGTCGAACCTGGACCTCGACACCATCGACCTCTACTACGTCCACAACCCCGAGACGCAACTGGCCGAGCGGAGCGTCGACGAGGTATACGACACGCTGGAGGCGACCTTCGAGCGCCTGGAGGAGCGCGCGGCGGCGGGCGACATCCGCCACTACGGCGTGGCGACGTGGGAGGCCTTCCGCGTCCGGCAGGACGACGACCAGTACCTCGCGCTCGGCGAAGTCGTCGAGCGTGCGCGGGCGGCGGCCGACGCGGCGGGCAACGCGGCGACGCACCTCCGGGCGATACAGCTCCCCTTCAACGTCTTCATGGCCGACGCGTTCACCGTCGCGTCACACGACACGCCGGACGGTGCAAAGAGCGCGCTGTGGTTCGCCAACGACGCGGGACTGGACGTCTTCACGAGCGCCAGCATCATGCAGGGGCGGCTCGCGAGCGAGATGCCGGAGGGCGTCGCCGCGGAACTGGAGGGCGAGACTCGGGCCCAGCGTGCCATCAACTTCGCGCGGAGCGCTCCCGGCGTCACCTCGTCGCTCGTTGGGATGGGCTCGCCGACTCACGTCGCGGAGAACGTCGCGGCGGGGACCTACGAACCGCTGGGTGCGGGGGCGTTCGACGCGGTCTTCGAGTGA
- a CDS encoding glycosyl transferase family 2: MEYVQERVTTLHDFHGADPPAPTERATVIVPMTERDHASLAAERVLTELERVDPRRVIVALRAAEDEVGAVVSWVDGFDLTAEVLWCSAPRVETHLRERGLDGESGKGRDVWLALGVAADSEYVVCHDADAKTYTAAHVNRLLFPLANGHEFSKGYYARVENGRLYGRLFRLFYAPLVRALASAHDAPVVQYFDAFRYGLAGEFAATGDLVERLRVQRGWGLEVGTLGDAFQHAGFEGSAQVDLGLHEHDHRSVGGPSGLGDMCREVGAALFQSLSDAGVSPDYGTLPDRYREHANRLVEQYATDAAFNGLEYDEAAEREQVDTYAAAVREPATDRRLPAWRETSLEAEAVRSLSAAAIADAT, from the coding sequence ATGGAGTACGTCCAGGAGCGTGTCACGACGCTGCACGACTTCCACGGTGCCGACCCGCCGGCACCGACCGAGCGGGCGACAGTCATCGTTCCGATGACCGAACGCGACCACGCCAGCCTGGCCGCCGAGCGCGTCCTGACCGAACTGGAGCGTGTCGACCCCCGCCGGGTCATCGTCGCCCTCCGGGCCGCCGAGGACGAGGTCGGCGCAGTCGTCTCGTGGGTCGACGGGTTCGACCTGACGGCGGAGGTGCTCTGGTGTTCCGCGCCCCGCGTCGAGACGCACCTCCGCGAGCGGGGACTCGACGGCGAGAGCGGGAAAGGGCGCGACGTCTGGCTCGCGCTCGGCGTGGCGGCCGACTCCGAGTACGTCGTCTGTCACGACGCCGACGCGAAGACCTACACCGCCGCCCACGTCAACCGGCTGCTCTTTCCGCTCGCGAACGGCCACGAGTTCTCGAAGGGGTACTACGCCCGCGTCGAGAACGGCCGCCTCTACGGCCGCCTGTTCAGACTGTTCTACGCGCCGCTGGTCCGTGCACTCGCCAGCGCCCACGACGCGCCGGTCGTCCAGTACTTCGACGCGTTCCGGTACGGCCTCGCGGGGGAGTTCGCCGCGACCGGCGACCTCGTCGAGCGCCTGCGCGTCCAGCGGGGCTGGGGTCTGGAGGTCGGGACCCTCGGCGACGCCTTCCAGCACGCCGGCTTCGAGGGGTCGGCCCAGGTCGACCTCGGCCTCCACGAGCACGACCACCGCTCGGTCGGCGGCCCTTCGGGGCTGGGCGACATGTGCCGGGAGGTCGGCGCAGCACTGTTCCAGTCGCTTTCGGACGCCGGCGTCTCGCCGGACTACGGGACGCTGCCGGACCGGTACCGCGAGCACGCCAACCGGCTCGTCGAGCAGTACGCGACCGACGCCGCGTTCAACGGGCTGGAGTACGACGAAGCGGCCGAGCGCGAGCAGGTCGACACCTACGCCGCGGCGGTCAGGGAACCGGCGACCGACCGCAGACTCCCGGCCTGGCGGGAGACGTCGCTGGAGGCCGAGGCCGTCCGCTCGCTCTCCGCGGCGGCCATCGCGGACGCCACCTGA
- a CDS encoding DHH family phosphoesterase, with product MYCADAGAVPLQLDGVTSYVGDNPLVAAAIAVAVVVLLVVLFFGFRRFTQTGGQRFARLLGRHDRVAVLMHPNPDPDAMSAALAVGAIADYTDTEASLHYPGQIRHQENRAFETVLDLDFDRVESSADLPDVPVVLVDHNEPRGFSGAEGVDPFAVVDHHPGGGEGSAFTDVRTDNGACASIFAEYFEEMGLKPIDPEELATVEDTEDVIDPRVATGLLYGIQSDTKSLTKGCSSAEFEASAFLYPGVDEDRLDRIANPEVDAEVLDIKATAITSRDVRNAFAVSDVGTVSNVDAIPQAADELLRLEGVTAVVVFGDKDGTIHLSGRSRDDRVHMGKSLRAVVEDVPMAGAGGHARMGGGQLSIEHMEGIGPSQGLSREEFTDRLFETLAGDR from the coding sequence ATGTACTGTGCCGACGCTGGCGCCGTGCCACTACAGCTCGATGGCGTCACGTCGTACGTCGGCGACAACCCGCTCGTCGCAGCCGCGATTGCGGTGGCCGTCGTCGTCCTTCTCGTGGTCCTCTTCTTCGGGTTCCGCCGGTTCACCCAGACGGGTGGCCAGCGCTTCGCCCGCCTGCTCGGCCGCCACGACAGGGTGGCCGTCCTCATGCACCCCAACCCCGACCCGGACGCGATGTCGGCCGCCCTCGCCGTGGGGGCCATCGCCGACTACACCGACACCGAGGCCTCGCTCCACTACCCCGGCCAGATTCGACACCAGGAGAACCGCGCCTTCGAGACCGTGCTCGACCTGGATTTCGACCGGGTGGAGTCCTCCGCCGACCTCCCGGACGTCCCGGTCGTCCTCGTCGACCACAACGAGCCCCGCGGATTCTCGGGAGCCGAGGGCGTCGACCCCTTCGCCGTCGTCGACCACCATCCGGGCGGCGGCGAGGGGTCGGCCTTCACCGACGTCCGGACGGACAACGGCGCCTGCGCCAGCATCTTCGCGGAGTACTTCGAGGAGATGGGACTGAAGCCTATCGACCCGGAGGAACTGGCGACGGTCGAGGACACCGAGGACGTCATCGACCCCCGCGTCGCGACGGGGCTGCTCTACGGCATCCAGTCCGACACGAAGTCGCTGACGAAGGGCTGTTCCTCGGCGGAGTTCGAGGCCTCCGCCTTCCTCTACCCCGGCGTCGACGAGGACAGGCTCGACCGCATCGCCAATCCCGAGGTCGACGCGGAGGTTCTGGACATCAAGGCGACGGCCATCACCAGCCGCGACGTCCGCAACGCCTTCGCGGTCAGCGACGTGGGCACCGTCTCCAACGTCGACGCGATTCCGCAGGCGGCCGACGAACTCCTCCGGCTGGAAGGGGTCACAGCCGTCGTCGTCTTCGGGGACAAGGACGGGACGATACACCTCTCCGGACGCTCGCGCGACGACCGGGTCCACATGGGCAAGTCGCTCCGGGCCGTCGTCGAGGACGTCCCGATGGCCGGCGCTGGCGGTCACGCCCGGATGGGCGGCGGCCAGCTCTCCATCGAACACATGGAGGGTATCGGCCCCAGCCAGGGGCTGTCGCGCGAGGAGTTCACCGACCGGCTGTTCGAGACGCTGGCCGGCGACCGCTGA
- a CDS encoding SDR family oxidoreductase: MRVAILGCGYVGLELGRQLAPDHEVVGVRRSDAGLAAIEAAGFDAVRADLTDPSTLAAVPDVDAVVFAASSGGRGADAAREVYVTGQEAAIDHFCGRDDAPERYCYTSSTGVYGDHGGDWVDEATPLDPQTDKTKVLATAERVALERPAEHGIDGTVARFAGLYGPDRYRLERYVEGPVTEGYLNMVHRDDAAGAVRHLLVGDHARGETVLVVDDQPVSKWAFADWLAEQCGVEAPPKRTVEQRLADDDLSAAARRRLRTSKRCSNDKLRSLGYDFAFPTYREGYAAAIADYLDRTDG, from the coding sequence ATGCGGGTCGCAATCCTCGGCTGTGGCTACGTCGGCCTCGAACTGGGGCGACAACTCGCTCCGGACCACGAGGTGGTCGGCGTTCGACGGTCCGACGCGGGGCTGGCGGCCATCGAGGCGGCGGGCTTCGACGCCGTTCGCGCGGACCTGACGGACCCGTCGACGCTGGCGGCGGTTCCCGACGTCGACGCCGTCGTCTTCGCGGCCAGTTCCGGCGGTCGCGGGGCCGACGCCGCCCGCGAGGTCTACGTCACGGGCCAGGAGGCGGCTATCGACCACTTCTGTGGCCGCGACGACGCGCCCGAGCGGTACTGCTACACGTCGAGCACCGGCGTCTACGGCGACCACGGCGGCGACTGGGTGGACGAGGCGACGCCGCTGGACCCACAGACCGACAAGACCAAAGTGCTCGCGACGGCCGAACGGGTCGCACTCGAGCGTCCGGCGGAACACGGCATCGACGGCACCGTGGCGCGCTTCGCCGGGCTGTACGGCCCCGACCGCTATCGCCTGGAGCGGTACGTCGAGGGACCGGTGACGGAGGGGTACCTGAACATGGTCCACCGGGACGACGCGGCGGGTGCGGTCCGTCACCTGCTCGTCGGCGACCACGCCCGCGGCGAGACGGTGCTCGTGGTCGACGACCAACCGGTCTCGAAGTGGGCGTTCGCCGACTGGCTGGCCGAGCAATGCGGCGTCGAGGCCCCGCCGAAGCGAACGGTCGAGCAGCGACTGGCGGACGACGACCTCTCGGCGGCAGCCAGACGGCGACTCCGGACGAGCAAGCGGTGTTCGAACGACAAACTCCGGTCGCTGGGCTACGACTTTGCCTTCCCGACCTACCGCGAGGGGTACGCCGCGGCCATCGCGGACTATCTGGACAGAACCGACGGCTGA
- a CDS encoding DUF5791 family protein, which yields MLRGEFESAGEQDADALRAAYDDVLVATIDAVGRETVADRSGVDAETLDALVAGESPDLSLTEAAAILATDEDRPDADTVAVEARDILLMGMTTAVLDVEALASEVNDALEPKEIQQKIEGRYPMTLDEYARLHSTIEARKR from the coding sequence CGAGTCGGCGGGTGAACAGGACGCCGACGCGCTGCGCGCTGCGTACGACGACGTGCTCGTGGCGACGATAGACGCTGTCGGCAGGGAGACAGTCGCCGACCGTTCGGGAGTGGACGCGGAGACGCTCGACGCGCTCGTCGCCGGGGAGTCACCGGACCTCTCGCTCACGGAGGCCGCCGCCATCCTCGCGACGGACGAGGACCGTCCGGACGCGGACACCGTCGCGGTGGAGGCGCGTGACATCCTCCTGATGGGGATGACGACTGCCGTCCTCGACGTCGAGGCGCTCGCGTCGGAGGTCAACGACGCGCTCGAACCGAAGGAGATACAGCAGAAGATAGAGGGCCGGTATCCGATGACGCTCGACGAGTACGCGCGCCTCCACTCGACCATCGAGGCGCGCAAGCGGTGA